One Streptomyces sp. NBC_00554 DNA segment encodes these proteins:
- a CDS encoding sensor histidine kinase: protein MRTPGVWWRGKSTPAKVETYTRWSFHFFAVIEIATIGLPAIGQLGSRFGGWALLAVCVHGVLYAVTASRALDWTRGTRDQPVRLLWALGTITVLIAVGGAVLTEHGPGGADAESAAAVLSVTVPAFGVGAIALGIRDWRRAFALAAGAAVGVAGVVFLVGVPAYAALGAGGAELFMAGVLVSTSVVSLWLLNTVYALDEARETRARLAVAEERLRFGRDLHDVMGRNLAVIALKSELAVQLARRGRPEAVEQMIEVQRIAQESQREVREVVRGYREADLATELAGAQGVLTAAGIDCEVSGPVTGLPPQVQSALGWVVREAATNVLRHGDAGRCSVSVRVAEGRVTLSVENDGVPVGESGGGSDGEPGSGLVGLRERLMEVGGVLRAGAVGGGLFRLSAEVPLPVASVTPGAPETPGADPSERDAERRRLPASASASAPAPAPAPAPVSEVTS from the coding sequence ATGCGGACACCTGGGGTCTGGTGGCGGGGGAAGAGCACGCCGGCGAAGGTCGAGACGTACACCCGGTGGTCGTTCCACTTCTTCGCCGTGATCGAGATCGCCACCATCGGGCTCCCGGCGATCGGCCAGCTGGGGTCGCGCTTCGGGGGCTGGGCGCTGCTGGCGGTGTGCGTCCACGGTGTGCTCTACGCCGTGACCGCGTCCCGGGCGCTCGACTGGACTCGGGGTACGCGTGATCAGCCGGTACGTCTGCTGTGGGCACTGGGCACCATCACCGTGCTGATCGCGGTCGGCGGGGCGGTCCTCACGGAGCACGGTCCCGGCGGTGCGGACGCCGAGTCCGCGGCGGCCGTGCTGTCCGTGACGGTGCCGGCGTTCGGCGTCGGGGCCATCGCCCTCGGTATCCGCGACTGGCGGCGCGCGTTCGCCCTGGCCGCGGGCGCCGCGGTCGGTGTCGCGGGCGTGGTGTTCCTGGTGGGGGTCCCCGCGTACGCCGCGCTGGGCGCGGGAGGAGCGGAATTGTTCATGGCCGGGGTCCTCGTGTCCACCTCCGTCGTCTCCCTGTGGCTGCTCAACACCGTCTACGCACTCGACGAGGCCCGCGAGACCCGCGCCCGCCTCGCCGTCGCCGAGGAACGGCTCCGATTCGGGCGCGACCTGCACGACGTGATGGGCCGCAACCTCGCGGTGATCGCCCTGAAGAGCGAGCTCGCCGTGCAGTTGGCGCGGCGCGGACGGCCCGAGGCCGTGGAGCAGATGATCGAGGTGCAGCGCATCGCGCAGGAGTCGCAGCGGGAGGTGCGCGAGGTCGTACGCGGCTACCGGGAGGCGGACCTGGCCACCGAACTCGCGGGCGCACAGGGCGTGTTGACGGCAGCCGGCATCGACTGCGAGGTCAGCGGCCCGGTGACCGGGCTGCCCCCACAGGTCCAGTCGGCGCTCGGCTGGGTCGTACGGGAGGCGGCGACGAACGTGCTGCGGCATGGGGACGCGGGGCGGTGCTCGGTGTCGGTGCGGGTGGCGGAGGGGCGGGTGACGCTGAGTGTGGAGAACGATGGGGTGCCGGTCGGTGAGTCGGGTGGAGGATCGGACGGGGAGCCGGGGTCCGGGCTTGTGGGGCTGCGGGAGCGGCTGATGGAAGTGGGCGGGGTGCTGCGGGCGGGGGCTGTCGGGGGTGGTTTGTTCCGGTTGAGTGCGGAGGTGCCGTTGCCTGTGGCATCGGTGACGCCTGGGGCACCTGAGACACCTGGGGCGGACCCTTCGGAACGTGACGCCGAGCGGCGGCGGCTTCCGGCTTCGGCTTCGGCTTCGGCTCCGGCTCCGGCTCCGGCTCCGGCTCCGGTGAGTGAGGTCACTTCATGA
- a CDS encoding N,N-dimethylformamidase beta subunit family domain-containing protein gives MGSEQIRRWESGALAHAVTDPFGQGPVPWLRGDEQYFDDTGHVVPWYIDHAPGATQLHDTGRDRKAGTKGAIPHPRAGGPRSADDVHRQIKGFTSTGAAAPGEAIDFHITVDPPQEFSVDIYRIGHYGGDGASKITTSPRLSGIVQPPPLTADRTVSCHHWWLSWRLQIPSYWNIGAYVAVLTTVDGYRSHVPFTVRDDHPADLLLLLPDITWQAYNLYPEDGHTGASLYHAWDENGRLLGEADAATTVSFDRPYAGAGLPLHVGHAYDFIRWAERYGYDLAYADARDLHAGRVDPTRYRGLVFPGHDEYWSTTMRRTTELAREHGTSLVFLSANTMYWQVELGPSPSGVSDRLLTCLKRRGPGKPALWREIDRPEQQLIGIQYAGRVPDPHPLVVRNADHWLWEATGAHEGDELTGMVAGEADRYFPRTPLPEHQGRILLAHSPYADSEGTLRHQETSLYRAPSGALVFASGTFAWSPALDRPGHVDPRIQRATANLLDRICKHD, from the coding sequence ATGGGGTCGGAGCAGATTCGCCGCTGGGAGTCGGGAGCACTCGCCCACGCCGTCACGGACCCCTTCGGGCAGGGCCCCGTCCCCTGGCTCCGCGGTGATGAGCAGTACTTCGACGACACCGGCCACGTCGTCCCCTGGTACATCGACCACGCCCCCGGCGCCACCCAGCTCCACGACACCGGACGCGATCGCAAGGCAGGAACCAAGGGAGCCATCCCCCACCCCCGAGCCGGAGGCCCCCGCTCCGCCGACGACGTCCACCGCCAGATCAAGGGTTTCACCTCCACCGGCGCGGCCGCCCCCGGCGAGGCCATCGACTTCCACATCACGGTGGACCCGCCCCAGGAATTCAGCGTCGACATCTACCGCATCGGCCACTACGGCGGCGACGGCGCGTCAAAGATCACCACCAGCCCCCGCCTCTCCGGCATCGTCCAGCCCCCGCCGCTCACCGCCGACCGCACCGTCTCCTGCCACCACTGGTGGCTCTCCTGGCGCCTGCAGATCCCGAGCTACTGGAACATCGGCGCGTACGTCGCCGTACTCACCACCGTCGACGGCTACCGCTCCCACGTCCCCTTCACGGTCCGCGACGACCACCCCGCCGACCTGCTCCTCCTGCTCCCCGACATCACCTGGCAGGCGTACAACCTCTACCCGGAGGACGGCCACACGGGGGCCAGCCTCTACCACGCCTGGGACGAGAACGGCCGCCTGCTCGGCGAGGCCGACGCCGCGACGACGGTCTCCTTCGACCGCCCGTACGCGGGCGCGGGCCTCCCCCTCCACGTGGGCCACGCCTACGATTTCATCCGCTGGGCCGAGCGCTACGGCTACGACCTCGCCTACGCCGACGCCCGCGACCTGCACGCCGGCCGGGTCGACCCCACCCGCTACCGGGGCCTGGTCTTCCCGGGCCACGACGAGTACTGGTCGACGACGATGCGCCGCACCACGGAGCTCGCCCGCGAGCACGGCACCTCGCTCGTCTTCCTCTCCGCCAACACCATGTACTGGCAAGTGGAGTTGGGCCCTTCCCCGTCCGGCGTCTCCGACCGCCTGCTCACCTGCCTCAAGCGCAGGGGCCCCGGAAAACCGGCCCTGTGGCGTGAAATCGACCGCCCGGAACAGCAACTCATCGGCATCCAGTACGCGGGCAGAGTCCCCGACCCCCACCCCCTGGTCGTCCGCAACGCCGACCACTGGCTCTGGGAGGCGACCGGCGCACACGAGGGCGACGAGCTCACCGGCATGGTCGCGGGCGAGGCCGACCGCTACTTCCCCCGCACCCCGCTCCCCGAGCACCAGGGTCGCATCCTCCTGGCCCACTCCCCGTACGCCGACAGCGAGGGCACCCTCCGCCACCAGGAGACCTCCCTCTACCGCGCCCCGTCCGGCGCCCTGGTCTTCGCCTCCGGAACCTTCGCCTGGTCCCCGGCCCTGGACCGCCCCGGCCACGTGGACCCCCGCATCCAGCGAGCCACGGCGAACCTCCTGGACCGCATCTGCAAACACGACTGA
- the purD gene encoding phosphoribosylamine--glycine ligase, translating into MKVLVIGSGAREHALCRSLSLDPDVTALYCAPGNAGIAEVAELHPVDALDGAAVAALAAELGAELVIVGPEAPLVAGVADAVRAAGIPVFGPSKEAAELEGSKAFAKDVMAGAGVPTARSYVCTTPDEVEEALDAFGAPYVVKDDGLAAGKGVVVTDDLAKARDHANACDRVVIEEFLDGPEVSLFAITDGETVVPLQPAQDFKRALDGDEGPNTGGMGAYSPLPWADPKLVEEVMQTVLQPTVDELRRRGTPFSGLLYAGLAITSRGVRVIEFNARFGDPETQVVLARLKTPLSGVLLAAANGTLADLEPLRWSDAAAVTVVVASHNYPDTPRTGDPITGLDEVAAQDAPYAYVLHAGTKRDGDAVVSAGGRVLSVTATGTDLTEARERAYAAVARIGLDGSQHRTDIAAKAAAEA; encoded by the coding sequence GTGAAGGTCCTTGTCATCGGTAGCGGCGCCCGCGAACACGCCCTGTGCCGTTCCCTGTCCCTCGACCCCGACGTCACCGCCCTGTACTGCGCCCCCGGGAACGCAGGCATCGCGGAGGTGGCCGAGCTGCACCCGGTCGACGCCCTCGACGGCGCCGCCGTGGCTGCGCTGGCGGCCGAGCTCGGTGCCGAGCTGGTGATCGTGGGCCCGGAGGCCCCGCTTGTCGCGGGGGTCGCCGATGCCGTGCGCGCGGCGGGCATCCCGGTCTTCGGCCCCTCCAAGGAGGCGGCGGAGCTGGAGGGCTCCAAGGCTTTTGCCAAGGATGTGATGGCGGGGGCGGGCGTCCCGACGGCGCGCTCGTACGTCTGCACGACACCCGACGAGGTCGAGGAGGCGCTCGACGCCTTCGGTGCCCCGTACGTCGTGAAGGACGACGGGCTCGCGGCCGGCAAGGGAGTCGTCGTGACCGACGACCTCGCGAAGGCCCGCGACCACGCCAACGCCTGCGACCGCGTCGTCATCGAGGAGTTCCTCGACGGCCCCGAGGTCTCCCTCTTCGCGATCACGGACGGCGAGACCGTGGTCCCGCTGCAGCCCGCCCAGGACTTCAAGCGCGCGCTGGACGGCGACGAGGGCCCGAACACCGGCGGCATGGGTGCGTACTCGCCCCTGCCCTGGGCGGACCCGAAGCTCGTCGAGGAGGTCATGCAGACAGTCCTCCAGCCGACCGTCGACGAACTGCGCCGCCGCGGTACCCCGTTCTCCGGCCTTCTTTACGCGGGTCTGGCGATCACCAGCCGAGGCGTACGGGTCATCGAGTTCAACGCCCGTTTCGGCGACCCCGAGACCCAGGTGGTCCTAGCCCGACTGAAGACCCCTCTCTCCGGCGTGCTCCTGGCTGCGGCGAACGGCACGCTCGCCGACCTGGAACCCCTGCGCTGGAGCGACGCCGCTGCCGTCACCGTGGTCGTCGCCTCGCACAACTACCCGGACACCCCGCGCACCGGCGACCCGATCACCGGGCTCGACGAGGTGGCGGCCCAGGACGCCCCGTACGCGTACGTCCTGCACGCAGGGACGAAGCGCGACGGCGACGCGGTCGTCAGCGCGGGCGGCCGTGTGCTCTCCGTCACGGCGACCGGCACCGACCTGACCGAGGCCCGCGAGCGCGCGTACGCGGCGGTCGCCCGCATCGGCCTCGACGGTTCGCAGCACCGCACGGACATCGCAGCGAAGGCGGCGGCAGAGGCGTAG
- a CDS encoding phosphoribosylaminoimidazolesuccinocarboxamide synthase, which translates to MSGFVEKPEPLQVPGLVHLHTGKVRDLYQNEAGDLVMVASDRISAFDWVLPTEIPDKGRTLTQLSLWWFDQLADLVPNHVLSTELPKGAPADWEGRTLICKSLRMTPVECVARGYLTGSGLAEYKQTRTVCGLALPEGLTDGSELPAPIFTPATKAEVGEHDENVSYEEVARQVGAETAAQLRQTTLAVYSRARDIARDRGIILADTKFEFGFEGENLILADEVLTPDSSRFWPAEQWEPGHAQPSYDKQFVRDWLTSAESGWDRASEQPPPALPQHIVDVTRAKYIEAYERLTGTSWS; encoded by the coding sequence GTGTCCGGATTCGTTGAAAAGCCCGAGCCGCTCCAGGTTCCGGGTCTGGTGCATCTGCACACCGGCAAGGTGCGCGACCTGTACCAGAACGAGGCGGGCGACCTCGTGATGGTCGCCAGCGACCGCATCTCCGCATTCGACTGGGTGCTGCCCACCGAGATCCCCGACAAGGGCCGCACACTCACCCAGCTCTCCCTGTGGTGGTTCGACCAGCTCGCCGACCTGGTCCCCAACCACGTGCTGAGCACCGAACTCCCGAAGGGCGCCCCCGCCGACTGGGAGGGCCGCACTCTGATCTGCAAGTCGCTCCGCATGACCCCGGTCGAGTGCGTCGCCCGCGGCTACCTCACCGGCTCGGGCCTCGCCGAGTACAAGCAGACCCGCACGGTCTGCGGCCTCGCCCTCCCCGAGGGCCTGACCGACGGCTCCGAACTCCCCGCGCCGATCTTCACGCCCGCCACCAAGGCCGAGGTCGGCGAGCACGACGAGAACGTGTCGTACGAGGAGGTCGCCCGCCAGGTCGGCGCCGAGACCGCGGCACAGCTGAGGCAGACGACCCTCGCCGTCTACAGCCGCGCCCGCGACATCGCCCGCGACCGGGGGATCATCCTGGCGGACACCAAGTTCGAGTTCGGCTTCGAGGGCGAGAACCTGATCCTCGCCGACGAGGTGCTGACCCCGGACTCGTCCCGCTTCTGGCCGGCCGAGCAGTGGGAGCCGGGCCACGCGCAGCCGTCGTACGACAAGCAGTTCGTGCGCGACTGGCTGACCTCCGCCGAGTCAGGCTGGGACCGGGCGAGCGAGCAGCCCCCGCCCGCGCTGCCGCAGCACATCGTGGATGTGACCCGCGCCAAGTACATCGAGGCGTACGAGCGCCTGACGGGTACGAGCTGGTCGTAG
- a CDS encoding ATP-binding cassette domain-containing protein — translation MKTNEHNERDDVIEVTDLRRVYGGDFEAVRGITFSVGHGELFALLGTNGAGKTSTVELLEGLAPPADGRVRVLGHDPYEERAVVRPRIGVMLQEGGFPSELTVAETVRMWAGCTSGARPTAEALDMVGLARRSGVRVKQLSGGEKRRLDLALALLGRPEVLFLDEPTTGLDAEGRRSTWELVRELRDGGTTVLLTTHYLEEAEELADRLAILHEGRIAATGTPAQVTASQPSRIAFELPDGYFLGDLPPLASLGITGHEVEGRTVRLRTHELQRAATALLLWAERTGIELRGLDVRSASLEEAFLRIAREEAASSEAARRDKETVA, via the coding sequence ATGAAGACGAATGAGCACAACGAGCGCGATGACGTGATCGAGGTCACGGATCTGCGGCGTGTGTACGGGGGCGACTTCGAGGCGGTACGCGGAATCACGTTCTCCGTGGGCCACGGTGAGCTCTTCGCGCTGCTGGGCACGAACGGGGCCGGCAAGACCAGCACGGTCGAGCTCCTCGAAGGCCTCGCACCCCCGGCGGACGGGCGGGTGCGGGTCCTCGGGCACGATCCCTACGAGGAGCGCGCGGTCGTACGGCCCCGGATCGGCGTGATGCTTCAGGAGGGCGGTTTCCCCTCCGAGCTGACGGTCGCGGAGACCGTACGGATGTGGGCGGGCTGCACGAGCGGAGCGCGCCCCACGGCGGAGGCCCTGGACATGGTCGGGCTCGCGAGGCGGTCCGGCGTACGGGTGAAGCAGTTGTCCGGGGGCGAGAAGCGGCGCCTGGACCTGGCACTCGCGCTCCTCGGCCGCCCCGAGGTCCTCTTCCTCGACGAGCCGACGACCGGACTCGACGCCGAAGGACGCCGGAGCACCTGGGAGTTGGTACGGGAGCTGCGCGACGGAGGTACGACGGTGCTGCTGACCACCCACTACCTGGAAGAGGCGGAGGAACTCGCAGACCGGCTCGCGATCCTCCACGAGGGACGCATCGCCGCCACCGGCACCCCGGCCCAGGTGACCGCCTCCCAGCCGTCCCGGATCGCCTTCGAACTCCCCGACGGCTACTTCCTGGGGGATCTGCCCCCGCTCGCCTCGCTCGGCATCACCGGGCACGAGGTGGAGGGACGCACCGTCCGACTGCGCACGCACGAGCTGCAACGGGCCGCCACCGCACTGCTGTTGTGGGCCGAACGGACCGGGATCGAGCTGCGGGGGCTCGATGTGCGGTCCGCCTCGCTGGAGGAGGCGTTCCTGCGGATCGCGCGGGAGGAGGCGGCCTCGTCGGAGGCCGCCCGTAGGGACAAGGAGACGGTGGCGTGA
- the purS gene encoding phosphoribosylformylglycinamidine synthase subunit PurS — MARVVVDVMLKPEILDPQGQAVQRALPRLGFDGVSDVRQGKRFELEVDGPVDDAALARIHELAESFLANTVIEDFTVKVEEVAEAGK; from the coding sequence GTGGCACGCGTCGTAGTCGACGTCATGCTCAAGCCGGAGATCCTCGACCCCCAGGGCCAGGCGGTGCAGCGTGCACTGCCGCGTCTCGGTTTCGACGGTGTCTCCGACGTACGTCAGGGAAAGCGATTCGAACTGGAAGTGGACGGACCGGTGGACGACGCCGCGCTCGCCCGCATCCATGAACTCGCTGAATCCTTCCTCGCCAACACCGTGATCGAGGACTTCACCGTCAAGGTCGAGGAAGTCGCGGAGGCGGGAAAGTGA
- the purQ gene encoding phosphoribosylformylglycinamidine synthase subunit PurQ → MTARIGVVTFPGSLDDRDTQRAIRLAGAEPVALWHKDKDLKQVDAVVLPGGFSYGDYLRAGAISRFSPVMETVIEQAKSGMPVLGICNGFQVLTEAHLLPGAMLGNNHLHFICRDQKLRVENAETSWTADYEAGQEIHIPLKNMDGRYVADERTLDELEAEGRVVFRYVDFNPNGSLRDIAGITNAAGNVVGLMPHPEHAVEPLVGTGRTDGLPFFTSILKKLVNA, encoded by the coding sequence GTGACCGCTCGTATTGGAGTCGTCACCTTTCCCGGCAGCCTGGACGACCGGGACACGCAGCGCGCGATCCGGCTCGCCGGTGCCGAACCCGTCGCCCTCTGGCACAAGGACAAGGACCTGAAGCAGGTCGACGCCGTGGTGCTGCCCGGCGGTTTCTCGTACGGCGACTATCTGCGGGCCGGCGCGATCTCGCGCTTCTCGCCGGTGATGGAGACCGTCATCGAGCAGGCGAAGTCCGGAATGCCGGTTCTCGGCATCTGCAACGGCTTCCAGGTCCTCACCGAGGCGCACCTCCTGCCGGGCGCGATGCTCGGCAACAACCACCTGCACTTCATCTGCCGTGACCAGAAGCTGCGGGTGGAGAACGCGGAGACCTCCTGGACCGCCGACTACGAAGCCGGCCAGGAGATCCACATCCCGCTGAAGAACATGGACGGGCGGTACGTCGCCGACGAGCGCACGCTCGATGAGCTGGAGGCGGAGGGCCGGGTCGTCTTCCGGTACGTCGACTTCAACCCGAACGGCTCGCTGCGCGACATCGCCGGCATCACGAACGCCGCCGGGAACGTCGTAGGCCTCATGCCGCACCCGGAGCACGCTGTCGAGCCCCTCGTCGGGACCGGCCGCACCGACGGCCTCCCCTTCTTCACCTCGATCCTCAAGAAGCTGGTCAACGCATGA
- a CDS encoding ABC transporter permease — translation MAALARAELTLLGRTKATLFAALFVPLVMPFSLSSTVEQMDLKSAGLSAGSVILPSAIGFSLLFAVYSSLVSVYAARREELVLKRLRTGELRDAEILAGAALPSVAIGLAQCLVLTAACAVLLDVGTPQAPQLAVLGLLLGLAMWPPLAALTAIFSKSVEGAQVAAMPLVLVSLVGSGTFIPLEFMPDNLAWACELLPLTPVITLIRGGWTGDLSAYEALGAFATAVAWTVVAVFAVGRWFRWEPRR, via the coding sequence ATGGCCGCCCTCGCGCGCGCCGAGCTCACACTCCTGGGGCGCACGAAGGCGACGCTCTTCGCCGCGCTGTTCGTGCCGCTGGTGATGCCGTTCAGTCTCAGCTCGACGGTCGAGCAGATGGATCTGAAGAGCGCGGGGCTCTCAGCGGGCTCGGTCATCCTGCCCTCCGCCATCGGCTTCTCGCTCCTCTTCGCGGTCTACAGCTCGCTGGTCAGCGTGTACGCGGCCCGGCGCGAGGAACTCGTCCTCAAGCGGCTGCGCACCGGGGAGCTGCGGGACGCGGAGATCCTCGCGGGGGCCGCCCTTCCGTCGGTGGCGATAGGGCTCGCGCAGTGCCTGGTCCTGACGGCCGCGTGCGCCGTACTCCTGGACGTCGGGACGCCGCAGGCACCTCAACTCGCCGTCCTGGGACTGCTGTTGGGCCTGGCGATGTGGCCACCGCTCGCTGCGCTCACCGCGATCTTCAGCAAGAGCGTGGAGGGCGCCCAGGTGGCCGCCATGCCGCTGGTGCTGGTCTCCCTGGTCGGATCGGGCACCTTCATCCCCCTCGAGTTCATGCCCGACAATTTGGCCTGGGCCTGCGAACTGCTGCCGCTGACCCCGGTGATCACGCTGATACGCGGCGGCTGGACCGGTGACCTCTCCGCGTACGAAGCCCTGGGCGCCTTCGCCACGGCGGTGGCCTGGACCGTCGTCGCGGTGTTTGCTGTAGGACGGTGGTTCCGGTGGGAGCCGCGGCGGTGA
- a CDS encoding response regulator — protein MRPAASPVRLLLADDEHLIRGALAALLGLEDDLVVVAEAATGPEALAMARAHMPDVAVLDLQMPGADGVRVATSLRAELPGCQVLIVTSHGRPGHLKRALAAGVRGFVPKTVSAQRLAEIIRTVHAGNRYVDPELAADAISAGDSPLTAREAEVLEFAADGAPVAEIAERAALSQGTVRNYLSSAATKLGAENRHTAVRLARERGWV, from the coding sequence ATGAGACCTGCCGCTTCTCCCGTACGTCTTCTGCTCGCCGATGACGAACATCTGATCCGGGGAGCGCTTGCCGCGCTGCTCGGTCTTGAGGACGACCTGGTCGTGGTGGCCGAGGCGGCGACCGGGCCCGAGGCGCTGGCGATGGCGCGGGCGCACATGCCTGATGTCGCCGTGCTGGATCTTCAGATGCCGGGGGCCGACGGTGTGAGGGTGGCCACATCGCTGCGGGCCGAACTGCCCGGTTGCCAGGTGCTGATCGTGACGAGTCACGGGCGGCCCGGGCATCTGAAGCGGGCGCTTGCGGCGGGTGTGCGCGGGTTCGTCCCCAAGACGGTCAGCGCACAGCGGCTCGCGGAGATCATTCGTACGGTGCACGCGGGAAACCGTTATGTGGACCCGGAGTTGGCCGCCGACGCGATCTCCGCCGGGGATTCTCCGCTGACCGCGCGCGAGGCCGAGGTGCTCGAATTCGCCGCCGACGGGGCGCCCGTCGCGGAGATCGCCGAGCGCGCCGCGCTGTCCCAGGGGACCGTACGGAACTATCTGTCGTCCGCCGCGACCAAACTCGGGGCCGAGAACCGTCACACGGCGGTGCGTCTCGCTCGGGAGCGAGGTTGGGTATAG
- a CDS encoding Lsr2 family protein yields the protein MAQRVVVTLSDDIDGSEAAETIAFGLDGKSYEIDLNPANAKKLRKVLEPYLEAGRKQSRSGKAYTHTALTPDPAAVRAWARSNKLDVPPRGRIPKKVYEAFAEAH from the coding sequence GTGGCGCAGCGTGTCGTGGTCACTCTCTCTGACGACATCGACGGCTCAGAAGCGGCGGAGACGATCGCCTTCGGACTGGACGGCAAGTCGTACGAGATCGACCTGAATCCAGCCAATGCCAAGAAACTGCGTAAGGTGCTTGAGCCCTACCTGGAGGCCGGCCGCAAGCAATCGAGGTCCGGGAAGGCGTACACGCACACCGCGTTGACCCCCGACCCCGCGGCCGTCCGCGCCTGGGCCCGCTCCAACAAGCTGGACGTGCCGCCGCGCGGACGCATCCCCAAGAAGGTGTACGAGGCGTTCGCCGAGGCGCACTGA